The genomic region TCACAAGAAGCATATAGGTTATTAATTACGTTATCTAAGCCAACATATGCTAATGTTGTACTATTTCTGAGGAGTGGGGCATGGGCTTATAGCATTATCGTTTTAGCCTTTGTTAATAAGGATATAATGGGAATTAAATCATTATTATTTGCTTGGTTATTAGGAGGGATTAGTAGCTTATTTGTGTTCCTTATTGTTCTCAAGAAAGAAATTAAGTTTGAGTGGGGACCGGTTATAAAAAAAGAAATAGACTGGAAATGGATTAAAAAAGGTTTTGTTACTTCGTTACCGTTTTTTTTTGCATCTATTACTCTAAAAGGAGTAGAGTTTGCAGACCGATATTTTTTAAAAATATTTCATGGCAATGAGGCAGTAGGAATTTACACATTTTATATGAGTATTGCAAATGTGCTCCAAGTTTTTGTTTTCACGGGAATTATATCGATACTGTACCCTAATATTATCAAGGCTTATCAAGATGGTGAATATGCTAAGTATCAGCGTTTAATGAAAAAAATGGGTTTTACATCAATACTCAGCTCCATCGGGCTTATTATAGTTTTGCTGATAGTTATCTATCCTATATTGTTATTTGTTGATAATGCGATTTATAACAATTATATTTGGTTATTTGTGTTTTTGTTAATTGGTATAACGTTAAATGTAGCAAGTCAGATTCCACATTATGCATTGTATGTAAGACGAGAGGACAAAGCCATCTTGCTTAGTACTATAATAGCATTTTTAGCAGTCATTATTTTTAACTTTATTTTGGTACCAACATTTGAAGTTTATGGAGCAGGGATTAGTACAATAATAGGAATGTTAATGTTAATGTTTATGAAACTTTGGTTTGTAAGGAGAAGACAACGATGAACATTGGTTTTATTGTAAGCAATAATAAAACAATTTTTTTCTATCAAGTTGCTAAAAAACTAGAATCATACGGTTATAAGACATGGTGGTTATCACCAAATAAATATTGGGCTAAATGGTTACAAGATCATGGAGTTCCAAAGGAAAGAATACTCGATATTACGGATTTTGGACAAGAATGGGAATCAAAATATAAACTAGGTTTAAACGAGAGAGATAGCCACGATTTACATGAGCTCGAAAAAGATTATACATTAAATATTAACAATTTGATTTTAATGGATAGATTATTGTCTAGAAAAGAATATGAATATGCTTTATCTTATTTGTTAGTTTGTAATAAATACATAGAAAAGTTTCTATTGGAAAATAACATACAAGTGGTATTTTATGAAGCAACTTGGGCCATTGAATTGTTAACAGTAATGATTTGTAATAAAATTGGAATAATTGCTTGCTCACCACATACAGTTAGAATTCCAGATGGAAGATTTGCTTTTTTTGATGGGTACTTGCAATCAGAAATTATCCATATTAGAAATCCAGATGATAAAGATAGGGTCCAAGCAAAAAAATACTATAAGGAATTCCTAAACAAAAAACCAAAACCAAAATATTGGTATTTAAATAATAAAACTCCTTCTCTAAAATTTAGCTGGTTTATAAAACTTTATAAACATATTATTCTGAGTTTAAAGGGACAAAATAAATTTGATGAGACATATTTTGGTATTAAATGGTTAATTAAAAATAGAATACGAGAAGTTAAAAATGCCTGGTTACTTAAAGTTAAGAACCCATTTGAACAACCCAACTTAGATGAACCTTATATTCTTTTTACACTACATAAACAGCCTGAAGCCTCAGTGGATGTCTTGGGCTCATATTATTCTAATCAAATAGAAACTATAAAACTAATATCAAGAATTACGCCAGTTACTCATAAAGTTTATGTAAAAGAGCATAGTAACGCCATTGGAGACAGATCAATATCTTATTATAATGAAATTAAAAGAATACCAGGTGTTAAACTTATTCATCCCAGCCTAGATAGTCATGATCTAATTAGGAATGCTGATCTGGTTATCACCATATCGGGCACAGTGGCATACGAAGCTTCGTTATACGGTGTTCCGGCAGTCACCTTATCTTCAATGTTTTATAAGGATATATTAACAGTTAATCAAGCTGAGATCCAAAAATTAAATATAACTGATATTATTGAGAACAAGGGACAAAGATTAAAAATTGGAGATAATATAATTAATTTCCTAGCTTATATTTATGCAAATTCTTTTGAAGGTATAATTAGTGATCCGGTTTCAGATCCAAGTTGTATTTCGGAAGAAAATATAAGTAAGACAGTAAAAGGATTTAGGTCTTTATTAGATAAATTAACCTATTGATCGGTATCGTCAAGAATTTTGTGTAAGCCCGTAGGGCACCTCTGGAATCGTGACTATATTTAGACCTTCATCATCCTTAATTACTAATGAAAAAAGCATCAGAATGTTCTGTCAAGTGCGAAGTATATACGAGCCCCTTGACAGGTTCTTCGAACTTTTTAAAATGGGATAAGGATGATGAAGCTTATATCTCATAGCGTTCTTTAAACATAGCTTGCAATTGTTGATAGGCACTAGCAAATCCACGTCATTTTCTTTCTGACCATTTGTGATTGATATCCTGTACAATAAGGTACACGATTTTTTCGGCTGCTTTGACATCTGGAAGACTGTTCATGGGTCATTGATACAAGTCTTCAAGCATGTCACGCCAGCCGAGTGCATTTTCTGCACCACCAACATAAAAGCCAAGGATTTCACGATACCCATCTTCAGTAACACCAACGGCGATGGAATCTGGACAATTCCGAGGATACCCTACCTATTTTTATTTTTTCAAGTGCTTACACAAAATATTGTACGTCATCTACAAGAATGTATTTATATCAAAATTCAAATAAATAGTATTAGGTGGTTTAAATATATGAATATATGTATTGATATGAGGATGATTGAAAGTTCTGGTATAGGTACATATCTTTATAATTTAGTCTTAAGACTAATAAGGGATACTGACTACAATTATTATCTATTAGGAAGTAGGAGATCATTAAATAAAATAATAGTTCAAAATAAAAGCATTAATTTCGTTGAATTTGATGAAAAAATATATTCTTTAAAAGAACAAATATATTTTACTAACCACTTGTCTGATATTGATTTGTTTTGGTCACCACATTACAATATCCCGATCTTTTATAAAGGTAAACTATTAGTCACAGTCCATGATGTTTTTCATTTAGCCATGCCTAAATTTGTTAACGGCTTTCACAAAAAGTTATACGCCAAGTTCATGTTTAGTCAAATTAGAAAAAAAGCCGATGCTATATTAACTGTATCCGAGTTTTCAAAAAAAGAGTTGAACAGGTGGACCAAGATTGAATCAAGTAAGGTTTATGTGACCCATAACGGGGTAGATGAATCATGGTTTAATGTATCGAGAACACAAAAGGTTCACGACAAGCCCTATTTTCTTTTTGTGGGGAATGTGAAGCCGCATAAAAACCTAATAAGGCTTTTAAAGGCTTTTGAATCAATTAAGGATGAAATACCACATGATCTTATTATTATTGGGAAAAAAGAGGGGTTTATAACTGGAGATGCTAAAGTAGCTGAACAGGCCAAGTTATTGGATAATCGTGTTCATTTTACTGGATACATCGAGGATGACCTTCTAAAAAAATATATGGCAAATGCAGAATCTTTGGTTTTTCCCTCCTTATATGAAGGATTTGGTCTGCCGCCCCTTGAAGCAATGGCTTGTGGCACACCAGTCATTGTATCAAATGTAGCTTCATTACCTGAAGTATGTGGGGATGCTGCTCTGTATTGCAATCCACATAACGTTGAAGATATAGCAGATAAAATGAAATTGTTAATTGAGAACCCATCATTAAGGGAGAGTTTACGGAAGAAAGGATTAGAAAGGGCAAGAATGTTTAGTTGGGAAAAATGTGCGCGCGAGACGTTAGCGGTTATTGAGGAGGTTCTATCAAATTGAAAGTGGCCATTGTCCATGACTGGCTAGTTACGTACGCTGGTGCAGAAAAGGTTCTGGAACAAATCTTAAAGATATATCCGGATGCAGACTTGTTTAGTACCGTTGACTTTCTTGAAGAAGGTCAACGGGATTTTATTTTAGATAGGAAAGTACAAACTTCGTTTATTCAACGACTGCCTTTTGCCAAAACAAAATACCGCCACTATCTTCCTTTAATGCCTCTGGCAGTTGAACAACTTGACTTATCAGACTACAATATTGTTATTTCAAGCTCCCATGCCGTCGCAAAAGGAGTAATAACAGGTCCAGACCAATTACATATTTCCTATGTACATTCCCCAATCCGTTATGCTTGGGATTTACAGCATCAGTATCTACGAGAAGCTGGTTTAGACAGAGGAATTAAGGGGTTATTAGCAAAGTATATCCTGCATAAAATTCGCCAATGGGATTATAGAACAGCCAATGGCGTGGACTTTTTCCTTGCCAACTCACAGTTTATTGCCCGTCGAATATGGAAAGTTTATCGCCGGGGCGCAACAGTGATCTATCCTCCTGTTGATGTCTCGGCTTTTTCTTTTCATGAAAAAAAAGAGGACTTTTACTTAACGGCATCAAGAATGGTGCCTTACAAGAAAATGGATTTAATTGTTGAGGCCTTTGGAGAGATGCCGGATAAAAAACTAGTTGTTATTGGAGACGGTCCTGATTATGAAAAGATTAAGTCAAAAGCAAAGGATAATGTTCAACTGTTAGGTTATCAGCCATTTGAAGTTTTATTACATTATATGCAAAGAGCAAGAGCATTTGTTTTTGCAGCGGAAGAGGACTTTGGGATAACACCTGTTGAGGCGCAGGCGTGTGGAACACCAGTTATCGCTTACGGTAAAGGAGGCGTCTTAGAAACACTACGGGGGCTAGATGCTGAAAAACCGACAGGTGTTTTTTTTAATAAACAAACAATTGCATCAATAATAGATGCAATTAACACATTTGAGGCAAATGAAGACCAAATCAAATATCAACATTGCAGAGAGAACAGTTTAAGATTTTCCCCGGATCGGTTTAGGCAAGAGTTTAGCGATTTCGTAAATAAAAAGGTGGAAGCATTCAAAGAGACAGGAGGAATAATTATATGAACGTTGTTTTGTTATCAGGGGGTTCCGGCAAACGTCTTTGGCCACTTTCTAATGATTCTAGGTCGAAACAGTTCTTAAAAGTATTAGATAATGGCAAAGGTGAACTTAGCTCAATGGTCCAGCGAGTGTGGAGGCAGCTAAAGGCAGTTGGCTTAACGCAATCAGCTGTGATTGCCACCAGTAAAGCTCAAGTTGATATGATACATAGTCAGATTGGTCAAGAGGTCCCGCTTATTGTTGAACCAGAACGCCGAGATACATTTCCTGCAATCGCTTTATCTGCCATATATCTTTATTCAGTGCTAGGGGTATCTTTACAAGACACTGTGGTTGTTCTTCCTGTTGATCCGTACGTGGAGGATACTTTTTTTGAAAAGGTAAAAGAATTAGAGACTATAGTTCAGTCCACAAATGCTGAGCTGGCACTGATAGGTGTACAACCTACCTTTCCATCCGAGAAGTACGGATATATTGTACCTAAAGGGAAAACCAACAATGGTAAGTATGTTGCAATCAGCCACTTTAAAGAGAAACCTAAACAAGAAGAAGCACAGAAACTAATTGAACAGGGTGCCCTTTGGAATTGCGGTGTGTTTTCTTTTAAATTGGATTATATCATTTCAATGTTGGTCGAACGGGGTTACCCGATCCAGTATGATGAGCTGCTAAATCAATATGATCGTTTGCCTAAGATCAGCTTTGATTATGAAGTGGTAGAAAAAGCACAAAATATTGTGGCCTTACCATACGATGGATACTGGAAAGATCTCGGCACGTGGAATACGCTAACAGAAGAAATGGCAACAAACGTCATTGGAAAAGGGATTATTTCAGAAGACAGCACTAATACCCATTTAATTAATGAATTAGATATCCCTGTAGCTGTAATAGGTATGAAAAATACAGTTGTTGCGGTCAGTCCAGACGGAATTCTCGTTACCGAAAAAGAGGCGAGTCCCAGAGTTAAACAGCTGGTTGAGCCCTTGAACAATCGTCCTATGTATGAGGAGCGACGCTGGGGATGGTACCGTGTTCTGGACTATACGAAGTTTCCTGATGGAAATGAAGTTCTTACCAAACGAATTGGTGTAAAAGCTGGGAAAAATTTAAGCTATCAATACCATCATAAGCGAAGTGAAGTATGGACCATCATTAGAGGAGAGGGGGAATTTGCGCTTGATGGCCAAATCCGCCGTGTTCAAACTGGTGACGTGCTTGAAATTCCGGTCGGAGCCAAGCATGCCATAAAAGCTAAAACAGACTTAGAGTTTATAGAGGTTCAATCAGGAAGCGAATTAATCGAAGAAGATATTGTACGGTTATTAATGACATGGGAGGAAATAGAACAGCATTGTTATCAGATAAAGTAGTAGTTTAAGTAAGTTGTTGGAGGATAAAACCATATGATTCTTATCATT from Caldalkalibacillus thermarum harbors:
- a CDS encoding oligosaccharide flippase family protein, which encodes MIKKSFVNISLRGVTLVSKFLLLFYMAKVLTPAELGEYGLITVTITFAIYLLGMDFYIYNTREILSKDPKECIPLIRDQIVFHGIVYAVVMPLLLIVFLLNIIPWEYIVLFYLILTVEHLSQEAYRLLITLSKPTYANVVLFLRSGAWAYSIIVLAFVNKDIMGIKSLLFAWLLGGISSLFVFLIVLKKEIKFEWGPVIKKEIDWKWIKKGFVTSLPFFFASITLKGVEFADRYFLKIFHGNEAVGIYTFYMSIANVLQVFVFTGIISILYPNIIKAYQDGEYAKYQRLMKKMGFTSILSSIGLIIVLLIVIYPILLFVDNAIYNNYIWLFVFLLIGITLNVASQIPHYALYVRREDKAILLSTIIAFLAVIIFNFILVPTFEVYGAGISTIIGMLMLMFMKLWFVRRRQR
- a CDS encoding DUF354 domain-containing protein; its protein translation is MNIGFIVSNNKTIFFYQVAKKLESYGYKTWWLSPNKYWAKWLQDHGVPKERILDITDFGQEWESKYKLGLNERDSHDLHELEKDYTLNINNLILMDRLLSRKEYEYALSYLLVCNKYIEKFLLENNIQVVFYEATWAIELLTVMICNKIGIIACSPHTVRIPDGRFAFFDGYLQSEIIHIRNPDDKDRVQAKKYYKEFLNKKPKPKYWYLNNKTPSLKFSWFIKLYKHIILSLKGQNKFDETYFGIKWLIKNRIREVKNAWLLKVKNPFEQPNLDEPYILFTLHKQPEASVDVLGSYYSNQIETIKLISRITPVTHKVYVKEHSNAIGDRSISYYNEIKRIPGVKLIHPSLDSHDLIRNADLVITISGTVAYEASLYGVPAVTLSSMFYKDILTVNQAEIQKLNITDIIENKGQRLKIGDNIINFLAYIYANSFEGIISDPVSDPSCISEENISKTVKGFRSLLDKLTY
- a CDS encoding glycosyltransferase family 4 protein, whose amino-acid sequence is MNICIDMRMIESSGIGTYLYNLVLRLIRDTDYNYYLLGSRRSLNKIIVQNKSINFVEFDEKIYSLKEQIYFTNHLSDIDLFWSPHYNIPIFYKGKLLVTVHDVFHLAMPKFVNGFHKKLYAKFMFSQIRKKADAILTVSEFSKKELNRWTKIESSKVYVTHNGVDESWFNVSRTQKVHDKPYFLFVGNVKPHKNLIRLLKAFESIKDEIPHDLIIIGKKEGFITGDAKVAEQAKLLDNRVHFTGYIEDDLLKKYMANAESLVFPSLYEGFGLPPLEAMACGTPVIVSNVASLPEVCGDAALYCNPHNVEDIADKMKLLIENPSLRESLRKKGLERARMFSWEKCARETLAVIEEVLSN
- a CDS encoding glycosyltransferase family 4 protein, whose product is MKVAIVHDWLVTYAGAEKVLEQILKIYPDADLFSTVDFLEEGQRDFILDRKVQTSFIQRLPFAKTKYRHYLPLMPLAVEQLDLSDYNIVISSSHAVAKGVITGPDQLHISYVHSPIRYAWDLQHQYLREAGLDRGIKGLLAKYILHKIRQWDYRTANGVDFFLANSQFIARRIWKVYRRGATVIYPPVDVSAFSFHEKKEDFYLTASRMVPYKKMDLIVEAFGEMPDKKLVVIGDGPDYEKIKSKAKDNVQLLGYQPFEVLLHYMQRARAFVFAAEEDFGITPVEAQACGTPVIAYGKGGVLETLRGLDAEKPTGVFFNKQTIASIIDAINTFEANEDQIKYQHCRENSLRFSPDRFRQEFSDFVNKKVEAFKETGGIII
- a CDS encoding sugar phosphate nucleotidyltransferase; translated protein: MNVVLLSGGSGKRLWPLSNDSRSKQFLKVLDNGKGELSSMVQRVWRQLKAVGLTQSAVIATSKAQVDMIHSQIGQEVPLIVEPERRDTFPAIALSAIYLYSVLGVSLQDTVVVLPVDPYVEDTFFEKVKELETIVQSTNAELALIGVQPTFPSEKYGYIVPKGKTNNGKYVAISHFKEKPKQEEAQKLIEQGALWNCGVFSFKLDYIISMLVERGYPIQYDELLNQYDRLPKISFDYEVVEKAQNIVALPYDGYWKDLGTWNTLTEEMATNVIGKGIISEDSTNTHLINELDIPVAVIGMKNTVVAVSPDGILVTEKEASPRVKQLVEPLNNRPMYEERRWGWYRVLDYTKFPDGNEVLTKRIGVKAGKNLSYQYHHKRSEVWTIIRGEGEFALDGQIRRVQTGDVLEIPVGAKHAIKAKTDLEFIEVQSGSELIEEDIVRLLMTWEEIEQHCYQIK